The genomic window CCTTCAGCTGTAACTGGTAATTTGCAAGTTGTAATAACCTAATTTCCCACATTCTACATGcaagtggaaaaataaaacatggatGCCCCCACGAAAGCATGTCTTTTATTTGCTCTGTTCGAGCACGTACGTTCGAGCTCATCCAATGCTACTTTAATCGCATTTTTACAGTTATCGGCCTGAGTGCTATTGGTACTGTTCTACTATAGTGAACATCAAAATTCATGCAACcttttggactgaaattgcagcaCACCAACAACAAACAGCTTTTATCAGCTGTAGATAGGGAATTACAAGTCGCAACTTCACCTCGAACGCAGCATTAGAGTTATACTAGAGTTATACTTGCTGTTGCAGCGTGTAATTCCCGACCTCCAACCAGGAAAAGCCAAAGAAAACACCCCCTTAACTTGAAATTCCTACTCGTCAACCTGGGGTAGTCTTCACAACTTGCAGTTCCTTCCCaacctactgaaaaaaaaatatagaaaccctcatagaatttgtaatggttttaatggaaactgtaatggtccccgtgggtctctactggtaatttgttgccttctattggtggcattatatgtctaatggataccattaaggatcaattatggtaatggttttaatggttaacagttgatggtttgtaatggtatttgtagtggaaaccattagaatttctttgATGTTTCGAtagttttttcagcagggcagtTTACGAACATGCAGGCACCCATGTAATTTTTCCACTTTGTATGTCAAAGGCACCTAGAGTGAAAATGGCATCATTCCAACCTGTGAATTTCCCCTTAGTCGAATGCAGCACACTGACACCACCATCAACAGGTATTCAGACATcactgtgggtaatgtaggaaaaacGTTAACCAAATTGGAAGAAGACCAACATGTCAATGAAAAAAGTTGAAActaaaaaaagtcaaatcagaattccattacaaaataaatcttggatgaCACTGAAGATCACGTGTCAAGTGTAAAGATTAAAATGCAACTCTTcaaggtggatttttcctttaaacaaAGCATATGCGTTGCTCTAAAACCTAGGAGTTCTAAGCTAGAGCTACATTAGGTTGCTGCATTAGGATTTTGAAAAAATACATCTCGACACAGAgggacaaacacaaacacaaggttTTCAGCTACAGTGGTATTCAAAATGCAAAACTCCCATTCGGTCCTGTTCAAGGTTATTCCGAGTGGTTTTGGGAGCTACAGCAGATTTCTGTGTCCTGTCACAGACTGCCTTTGATGTGGCTGATATTCAGGAGTTGGTGTTCTTGTGTAGCGCTGAATGCACTTTTTTCAaattctgtctcactctgacAAACTCTAGAAGCTGTATCTCATGCTGTAtcttctcttcctgttcctTTTCCCTCTGTTAGATGGAAAAGGATGCACCAAAaagcacacacccacacacacacacacacacacacacacacactttgtgattctttcatttatattagGTTAACTTATTTTCTCCAACAAAAAGAAACCAATCAgtgaaatatataatatatcatttAGAGCGAGGACTAGAGAGAGGAAAGTGGTGCTGACCATCACCTCCTGCTGCTTCTGTTGGCGTTGGAGGAGGACCTGCTCCAGCGGGCTTCTGCACTgttccccctcctctctctgggtctgctccttcttcctcctctccaGAACCATCTGCAGCTCGGGTTTACAGCACACTGCCAGACCCCTGCCCTCCCCAAAAGAGACAAAACACAACCAGGCATACTAGAAGcattacagaaagaaagagaaaataaccTACTAAAGGTTTCATGCCGCCATCTTCCTGCTCAGCGTAGGAGCCAAAACATGAGGAAAATATCAAACAAACTGAATATCATTTCCATATATTCATTTGGCAGGCTCTGAATCCAGCTGTTTACAATTGAGACGTGATAAAATCCATGGGTttgaatgaacttttttttttttaattttcaaccAGTAGCGTGTATCCATAACCACTGAGAACATAACCACAGACCTAGATATTGAATTctctgtcatttaaaaaaaaaaagaattgtttggTTCATCTTAACAGTTTAAACAAGTGAGATGAGAGATGTGGAAGCAAGAGCAGACGTCAAaccatgttttaaaaacatttacctTAAATTCTCTGCAATCAAGAACACCAAGCAGTGCTTGAGAACACATTATGaaaatgcattattaaagatatgttaagtaagaaataaaatacatgagGCTGTGTTGTTATATCTGTTTTACCTGTTTATAGTTCtgcttaatgttgtggaatgatAGTTCACTTCGGTTTTAGcgacagtcgttccctcaccacccTCTCTTTTTACCTCTCTtgtgatgttaataagacaaaaatgcaacttgtcattttacagagaaagcCCTCTGCAATGAAGACTCTTCCGTGGCAGTTAccgctttacctctgactgtttccctaaatgttaaataaaagtctACTCCTTGGAAACTTTTTTGCCATATTTACAATCCATTTAAATTGAGAGTCTGCTGTACAAATCCCTgggaatgagctgttactatagaaacaaaaatgCATTAGAACGAGCGCTTTAATATGATAAACCTATGATTCGTCTTGCAGTTGGCACTACTGTCCGTgttgcagttatagaaaatgtatcaacatattctgaccaatcagaatcgataTGTTGGCAGTGCTGTTAGTTAGTGTCATTGCAGGAGAGTAGCTGTTACTTGTCACTTGTTATAGTTGTATTACACCATGACTGTTACAATTTAATTGCTTATGCCATTCTGTGGCCAAGGCTAAACTGAGCACTGGTTTTAACCAATCCAGTGTCTCAGCTGTCCGTATGATATCTCAGTGCTGTAAAGAAGAGCTATCCAGTAAGGTGCATGTCTATCGTTACAGTGCCTGACACAGCGCTCATGTGAGACGGTGTACGATTGCAGTCCGTGTGGCCAAGCGTAGTTTGTGTGACACAaaagacgagagagagagagcgagagagagaacgagactGTCATCAATTTTTAACAGACCTCGATTCACTGCTTCTGCGATTTATGAAAAGGTAGCAGTTCCTTTCTAACGGACCTGGTTGGGTCAGCATCAGTGTCGCTTGCGATATTTCTCCATATAGAGATGACAAACTGAGATGAAGAGTACTGCTCTTACTTCCTGTGGGCCATTAGCAGCTCTCTGTGCAGCTCCTGATGGCTCCTTGAGACCTTCACTGGGTTGTTTAGATTCCTTGGACTCTCACCAGTATTTTGTTTATCTGCATGTTCTgggataaaatgaaatatattgatttattttttttaggtcaTCCTGCTCTTTTTAACAAATTCTATTTTAACTTTATATGGTTtctatttattatattgttttattatctAATTTTGTGCTATATTAAAGGTGCACtctgtaattttttaaatatacttatACACAATATCCTAATAATTACATAACaccaaaaatatgtttaaagctGCAATCTGCAATATTGCTATGCAGTAAATCTAATTTCCTTTACTTCAGGCTTtcgtggggggtttttttcagcctaGAAGCTGTATTAGCTCTTATTTAGCTATAGcttttataattatattgtaATTTACTCccttaaattaattatattatataaaatatttcaaatattaaataaatgatatttagCCTCATACATGTTATTTCCAGATTATTTGGGCTGTATTAAAGGggcaatttgtacattttataaaatatattattatacctTAATAAGCATGTAATttgaaaaatgtctttaaagCTGCAATTTGCAATATTGTCATGACGCAAGTACAcgtgtaatttaatttatttccgGCTTTCATTTTTCCAGCCTGGAAATGAGCTTTGCCCCAAGCCCAAACAGAGCTGCTCCTTTTCCTTCAAAAGCAACTCACAAAGCACCCATGGTTTCAGCAGAGGATGTGTGTTCGGCTGTGTGACGAGAAAGGCTGTCATGTGTCATTGGAATTGCAATTCACCTCACAGCCAGCAGAGGACTCTAAATACGACAGACTgcttctttatctctctttttccctttaAAACCGTGGCATTTAATAACAGAACAAACTTTTACATTCTGCAAATGTGTATATAGTAAGTTTTTATGAGCGTAGTGATATTTTATGAGTACTCATCTCACATATAAAAAGTTATAACACAAACTCACCTCTGTTATGGCCATGTGGAAACCCATGACTGTTGATAAACGTGCCGTTTGTCATCCGTGTCCTGAGGTGTGTTGGTCTCAGTGAGCTGCCATCACTGGAGGACAGAGCGTTCTTCAGCTCGTGTTCATACGGTGGTGGAGGGAGCGGGTGCGAGGCTGCTGCCCTCATTGCACACACTGCTTTCAGGGAGGCGATCACCTGAGATTTGGCCCTGAGCCACAGCTCCTGCTGCATGCTGGGAAACTGCAGGgggtcaggtgtgtgtgtgtgtgtgtgtgtgtgagagagagaggtgatgtTTTGGGGTTGCCAATGAAtgtaaaagagagagcgagaagagTGGAGAGATTAAGTTTCACCTAAGTGGGAGATGTATAATTCATCTAGCACTAATGATTCATGAGTTATCTCAGGTAAATATGTGCAGCAAATCtgattcaacattcaaaatataGCTGATTATTAAACTCATTAAACTGTATCACTGGATTTAATAACAGACATAGGACACAAGTATATGTAAGTGTCTTCTGCATTGTTAAGTTGTCAagttgcaataataataaaaacttaaatatGTGACATTAGAATTAATGGCATAGTAAATGACTTCTTTCATAAGAGCATCATCGTATCAAACCTGAACAGAGAAAACACAATGTAAAGCATGATTCAGAGCATCTGTTATACACCAGTGCACAAGTTTACACTAACAGCTTCTACAAAATGTTTACCTTGCAGTTATTTCTGCGTCATTCCCTTGCTAGCTCAGTTTACTCAAAGTATTGTTGTTAATATGAACTCACCTGAAGTGTGTCACTCCATGAGCGAGTTGTCCTCCTCactgagcagcagcagctctcagATTAACACAGCATACATGTCAGAAAGCCGAGTGTTTATCTGAGCCTCTCATCTAAAGAGAAATTCCTGTTTCTACCACAAGAGGGCGGTGTGGAGCAGCATGgacttgctgctgctgctgcacacacacaaaaaaacaacaataacaacaagcaCGTCTCTTCAAGTAAACCACACCGGAagttgtttattaaatattgttGTCGGTGCTTTCcgaataaataaagtaatttaaaCCCTAcaaatatattgatatattttctatctcacacatttctctctcattcGACTTTTAAGACTTGGTCCAGTTTGAGTTTAATGGTATTTCTGGACGATTCCATGATTGCGACGCCTTTTAGCATGTGaaactcttattattattttcattaaagaaTCAGGAATATCATTAACGCTTCAAAAATGTGTTAACCCATCTCAGACAACAgtacaatattttaaataaaggtttTATGCTGACAAATTCCTCTTAATAAtggctgatttttttgtttattttgttttgttttgagcatagaattagcaaacaAAATGTGATgaactagcatccatgctaatggcAGGAGGACATTAAAACATTCCAACGATTTTCTTTcaattaatattaaatgaaagaaaatcgTTGGAATGTTTTTAATGATGCTAGTCCATGCACACAACAACACATTCACAATACTATTGAATGAGAgctcatttttcttcttctcatggTCTTGAGGAAATTCAGATGATGCATCATCCTGTTGAACATGTCTctattgtccatccatccatcttctatatcgcttatccttttcagggtcaaaacctggagcctctcccagggagcatcaggcacaaggcagggtacaccctggacggggtgccagtccatcgcagggcacaatcacatacacactcacacacccattcatacactacagacactttggacatgccaatcagcttaccatgcatgtctttggactggggggggggggacacacactccgcgcacacacagggccacaggaatcaaacccctgaccctagcggtgtgaggcgaacgtgctaaccactaagccaccattcaGACAACACTGATTGTACCTGATTTTGCACAAACccgtggagtccatgccagcttgaGTACAATCTGTTTTGCAAAACAAGGGGATATACTAAATACTAAGAATCTTTGAATTTCATTTTCACTCAGCCTGTtatgctgataatataatttgtaatgaaaaatgtGGTATTCAAttagaaaagtaaataaaataaaagtattttaaagtatagtatagtataaagtatagtatattataaagTATTTAGACCCCACTATACTGTATGAGCATATAATTATACCGTATATCAGCAGAGTGAGCAGAGATAACAGCTCAATTTCCCTGATTGAGAGAGCAAGCCGAATCAAAAACAGATCTGCTCTCTCCTAAACCTCCCTGATCCACCAGtgtaactggagatcagacatACCGAGCTCAGGGATCTTTTTACCTGAACGTAATTAGAAAAAGTTTTaggttgttttttccccctgttttttttttttaatgcctctACAAGCTCCTCATTCTCTTAGCTACAGAACAAAGAAACATAAACTCAGTCAGCATAAAACACTCACAAACCAACTCCTGACTGGATCAGAACATGTGATATCCAAaacatatctatatctatatatatatatatcagttgaatcagatgtgttagagcagggaaaatgTTAAAATCGTGTAGAACAGGTGGTATACCAGGACCTGGTTTGGGGACTTGTGGTCTAAAAATATTCTGGTGAAGCAACTCCCTGAAACTCAGCATTcagttttaaacatatttatttcttgTGTCCGTTGTTTCCACTAAGCCAAGATAGTTCCAGATATATCAAACATTGATGCACCAGGTACAATTTGTGAACAagtatgcaagtgtgtgtgtgtgtgtgtgtgtgtgtgtgtgtgtgtgtgtgtgtgtgtgtgtgtgtgtgtgtgtgtgtgtgtgtgtgtgtgtgtgtgtgtgtgtgtgtgtgtgtgtgtgtgtgtgtgtgtgtgtgtgtgtgtgtgtgtgcgccccaGTGATAGAGTGGCATCCTATGcagagtgtattcctgctttAAATTCAGGGTTGCTCTAAAAGGCTTCAGATCCACCACTAACCTGAACCATGAATAAAACAATCGCTTTATAagatcatatactgtacactggtCATACAGGTTTATAATGATCTCACAGTCAGTAGAGAAATGAATTCATCATTCCTACAAACAATACTTGCAAATAGAAGGCATTGTGGATATGAAGAGGCATTGCATGTGTTACATCACTTCTAGGACCAGGGTCTGTGAAGCACAGCCAGGGGGTGcgttaatatttaaatttagtTACAGTGGTAGAAATCACAACCCGACATTACAAAATTATtgcaattttattattaaattcttaTATTTATGACAGGATTGATCCAAACCtcaatatatatttgaatgttatgccatttaataataataaaaaaaattctactggTGAAAAGATCAGGAACAAAAAGCTCTAGGACTcatataaatagacaaaatagtATTGTGCACATTTGAATAATGAACCTAGTACTTGAAGAGTTGGATTAGGTTAATAAAATACATCTATACTGAGAGACATCTTTTTaagaaatttattttactttatatttttttaatagttaaaGGGGTTTCCTGAACTAGAATGTGTTAAAATTCCTAAACCTCTCACTTATTATACGAAACAGTTAACATTACCCCATCACCcatcctttcatttttttaagcCAGACACTGAACAGAAATAAACCAGTACAACAAGGACACTTAAGTTACTTTTATTCTATACTACACATTTCACAAAACAGTGACTGCCATATGAAAATTACAGCTTTGTGTTAAAATGGGATGCTCagtgaaaaaaaacaggaaaacaggAAAGCAGTGGATTAAAATTGTGAGGGAGGGGATTTCAGAGGTCAAAACAAATTTCAGACCAGTCTCAAGACAAAAGTAACAAGttactttttgtctttttttttttttttttttaaacaaggaaATGTATGATTTATGGAGATTTCACTACA from Ictalurus furcatus strain D&B chromosome 5, Billie_1.0, whole genome shotgun sequence includes these protein-coding regions:
- the si:ch211-218o21.4 gene encoding uncharacterized protein si:ch211-218o21.4 gives rise to the protein MRAAASHPLPPPPYEHELKNALSSSDGSSLRPTHLRTRMTNGTFINSHGFPHGHNREHADKQNTGESPRNLNNPVKVSRSHQELHRELLMAHRK